CCTGGTCGCCGATCGCCCACACGATCGACTGGAACGACCTCGGGGACGGTTCGATCTTCGAAAAGATCAAGAAGGAGGGCACGAACCCGACGGAGGTCTGGAAGAGCCAGGACCGCGTGCGCACCGAGTACCGCAAGGCCATCCAGTACTCCGTGGACAGCCTGACCCAGTGGATGCAGCGCTACGGCGACGAGAACACGGTGCTTGTCTTCCTCGGCGACCACCAGCCCGTGCCGACCGTCACCAAGGGCTCCACCAGCAGGGACGTGCCGATCACGATCGTCGCGAAGGACCCGAAGGTGCTGGACCGGGTCGCCGACTGGAACTGGACCGACGGCCTCAAGCCCGCCGACAACGCGCCGGTGTGGGGCATGGACAAGTTCCGCGACCGCTTCATGACGGCGTTCGCCAAGTGACGCTCGCCCTTGCGTGAACGGCACCAGGCCGACCGGGAACTCCACCCGCCCGGCCTGGTGCACGGGATGACCGCCGCCGACGGCCACCAGCCGAGCCTCAGGGATCACCGAGGCACTGCCACGGGCGCGGGCCGCCGATGCGCGGCCGGCTCCGCCGCAATGTGCGCCGACCCCTTGCCTCCACGCGGATCGCCTGGATTACTGATCCGCAGCACCACGACCGAATGATCGGTCGCCCGGAATGCGGCGATGGGCGAAAGGGACGTTCCGATGGCGGATGCGGCGGAGCTGCTGGACTCGGGGGAACGGCTGGATGCCGAAGCGCTGGAGGCGTTGCAGCTGGAGCGCTTGCGGCGCTCGCTTCGGCACGCGTACGAGAACGTGCCGTTCTATCGCGAGTCCTTCGACAAGGCGGGCGTCCGGCCGGAGGACTGCCGGTCCCTGACCGACCTGGCTCACTTCCCCTTCACCACCAAGGCCGATCTGCGGGAGAACTATCCGTACGGGATGTTCGCCGTGCCCCGGGACCAGGTGCGTCGCATCCACGCCTCCAGCGGCACCACCGGACGCCCCACAGTCGTCGGCTACACCGACAACGACCTCTCTGTGTGGGCCGACATGGTGGCGCGGTCCATCAGGGCCGCGGGCGGACGGCCCGGAGACGTCGTGCATGTGGCGTACGGCTATGGGCTCTTCACCGGCGGGCTCGGCGCACACTACGGCGCCGAACGGCTCGGCTGTACGGTCGTCCCCGCGTCCGGCGGGATGACGGCCCGGCAGGTCCAGCTCATCCAGGACCTGGAACCCGGGGTCATCATGGTGACCCCGTCGTACATGCTGACCCTTCTCGACGAGTTCGAACGGCAGGGCGTCGATCCGCGCGGCACCTCGCTGCGGGTGGGTGTCTTCGGCGCCGAGCCCTGGACGGAGGAGATGCGCCGCGAGCTCGAGGAGCGGTTCGCGATCGACGCCGTCGACATCTACGGGCTGTCGGAGGTGATCGGCCCGGGTGTCGCGCAGGAGTGCGTGGAGACCAAGGACGGGCTCCATGTCTGGGAGGACCACTTCTTCCCCGAGATCGTCGATCCGGTCACCGGGGAGGTGCTGCCGGACGGTGAGAGCGGTGAGCTGGTGTTCACCTCGCTCACCAAGGAGGCGATGCCGGTCATCCGGTACCGGACGCGGGATCTGACCCGGCTGCTGCCGGGCACCGCCCGGGTGTTCCGGCGGATGGAGAAGGTCACCGGCCGCAGCGACGACATGGTGATCCTGCGCGGAGTGAACCTCTTCCCCACCCAGATCGAGGAGATCGTCCTGCGCACCGCGGGTGTCGCGCCCCATTTCCAGCTCCGTCTCACCCGTGAGGGCCGTCTCGACGCCCTCACCGTGCGGGCCGAGGCCCGGCCCGGCGCGACCCCCGGGACCCGGGAGGCGGCCGCGCACGCCATCGCGGCGGCCGTGAAGGACGGCATCGGGGTGTCGGTCACCGTCGAGATCGTCGAGCCGGAGTCCCTGGAGCGGTCCGTCGGAAAGATCCGCCGGATCGTCGACATGCGCCCCCGCTAGCCGGCGAACCGGTCCCTCAACTCCCGCTTGAGGATCTTGCCGCTGGCGTTCCTCGGCAGCTCGTCGACGAACAGGACCCGCTTCGGCGCCTTGAAGTGGGCGAGCTTCTCGCGCGCGTGGTCCAGGAGTTCGGCCTCGGTGACCTCGCCGCGCGGGACGACGACCGCCGTGACGGCCTCGATCCACCGCTCGTCGGGCAGGCCGATCACCGCGACCTCGGCAACCGCCTCGTGGGTGTACAGGGCGTCCTCGACCTGGCGTGAAGCGACCAGCACGCCGCCTGAGTTGATGACGTCCTTCACCCGGTCGACGATCGTGAAGTAGCCGTGGGCGTCCCGCACCGCGAGGTCGCCGGAGTGGAACCAGCCGTCCCGGAAGGCCGCTTCGGTCTCCTCGGGCTTGTCCCAGTACCCCTCGCACAGCTGCGGTGACTTGTAGACGATCTCGCCGGGCGTGCCGTCGGGCACGTCCTTGCCGTCCTCGTCCACGACCCGCGCGTCGACGAACAGGACGGTACGGCCGCAGGAGTCCATCCGCCGCTTGTGCTCGTCGGGGGCGAGGACGGTGGCGAGCGGGCCGATCTCGCTCTGGCCGAAACAGTTGTAGAAGGCCAGCTTCGGCAGCCGCTCACGGAGTCGTTCCAGTACCGGCACCGGCATGATCGAGGCACCGTAGTAGGCCTTGCGCAGGCCGCTGAGGTCACGCGTGGCGAAGTCGGGCCGATTGGAGAGGCCGATCCACACGGTGGGCGGGGCGAACAGGCTGTCCGCGCGGCCCGCTTCGATCAGGTCGAAGAGGCGGTCGCCGTCGGGTGAGTCGAGGATGACGTTGGTCGCGCCGACCGCGAGGTAGGGCAGCAGGAAAACATGCATCTGGGCCGAGTGGTACAGCGGCAGCGAGTGCACGGGCCGGTCGCCGGCGCTCAGGTCGCAGGCGGTGATCGCGCTCAGGTATTCGTGCACCAGGGCGCGGTGGGTCATCATCGCGCCCTTGGGCAGGGCCGTCGTCCCGGACGTGTACAGCAGCTGGACGAGGTCCTCGCCCTGCGGTTCGGGTCCGTCGTAGGGCGGTGTCGCGCCCAGGCGTGCCAGCAGGGACTCCTCGTCGTCCCGCAGGGGCAACGTCCGTACGCCGTCCGGGAGTCGGTCCGCGAGGTCCGGATCGGCGAGGACGAGCGTGCAGCCCGACTGGCCGACGATGTACGCGAGGTCGTCCCCGGTGAGGTTCTGGTTCACCGGCACGTGCACGAGCCCCGCGCGGGCGCAGGCCAGGAAGCCGATCAGATACGCGTCCGAGTTGTGGCCGTAGGCGCCGACCCGGTCCCCGGGGTCGAGGCCCTGGTCGAGGAGCAGGCGCGCCGCGCGGGAGACGGCCTCGTCGAGTTCCTCGTACGTCCACGAGCGCTCGGCGTACTCCACCGCGACCCGCGCCGGGGTACGCCCGGCGCTGCGGCGCAGCACCCCGTCAACCGTACTGCCGTGTCCTGACGTCATACGGGACAACCTACCGGCTGGTACGCGCAACCGCCCCTTCCGTCAATGACGTTGGGAGGCACGATGCGCACCCGCCTCAGACGCGCCGTCGTCGCGGCCTTGGCCCTTTGCGCCGCCGTCGGCACGCTGCCGGCCGCACCCGCGCAGAACCAGCACAGACAGGATCATCCGTCCCACGGCGGTCTGTCCGCCACCATCCGCTACACCGAGTGCGGCATCCCGCACATCCTTGCCAAGGATTACGCCGACCTCGGTTTCGGCACGGGCTGGGCGCAGGCGGCCGACCAGGTGTGCACGCTCGCCGACGGTTTCGTGACCGTACGCGGCGAGCGTTCCCGCTTTTTCGGGGCCGACGCGGCCTCCGACTCCTGGACAGGGTCACCTACCCGGCCTCGGGGGTGGCGATCCTCGACGGCTCGCGCGGGGACTGTGCCCTGAGCAGCGACTCGGACGCCGTGCAGCCGGGCATTTTCGGAGCGTCGAAGATGCCGGTCCTGAAGGACGCCCCCTACGCGGAGAACTCCAAGACCATGATCAAGGCATAGATATCACGCGGCTTTGACGTGTAAGTAGCCGCAAGTCAGGGCGAGTGCGGGGCAGGGCCGAGTGCTATGAATGGCACGATGCCGGTGGTGGGCTCGCAGCGTCCGAAGACGCGGGCACGGTGGACGTCGTAGGCGGCCAGGTAGGCCAGCGCGCCGCCGCGCCGGTACTCGTGGTTGACCCGCATAGCCCGGGCCTGGCCGGGGGCCAGAGTGGGGTGGCATCGGCAGCGGGCCTGGACAGAAGTCTTCTCGTCGCTGGAGACCACGTACTGGTCCGCGCCCAGTGGGACGCCGTCGAAGACTCCGGCGTACAGGTCCATGATGCGGGCGGCCTTGGACCGAAAGTTCGGATCGCGGATGAAGATCCAGGACCGGTACTGCCACGGCTTGAGCGCGTCCTCGCGCAGCCAGCGGCGCACGGTGGAGGCCGAGATCGAGCCGGCGATGTGGCGGGCGGCGACCTCGCGCGCCAGTTCCGGGCACAACCAGTGCGACAGCGGGGTCCCCGTTTCGGCGGGCAGTTGACAGGCCAGCGCCTTTACCTCGGCGACCTGCACGGGGGTGAAGCGCCGCGGACGACCGCAGCGCTCGCGGTCAGCCAGGGCCGGCAGGCCGCCGTCGGCGAAGCGGACCCGCCAGGTGCGCACGGTGTCCAGGTGCACTCCCGTTTCGCGGGCGATGCGTGCGTTGCCCCGCCCCCGGGCGGCGTACAGCGCCCAGTTGTACGTACGCTTCGGTGAGCTCGCGTATTTCGCCACCCTGATCTCAGGTTCCCTGGCCGCCAGCGCCGCGTTGCTCGTGTCGCACTGGGTGCTGGCAGCGAACAGGGACCATGGCGGCGGCGGTTGAGATCCGCGGCGCAGCCCAGCGGTTAAGCCATGCAGACGGGCGGTCACAGCTTCGCGCTGCGACCGCCCGTCGTACCAGGTGACGTTCAGCCTCTTCGCCCACCGGCGACCGGAATCCGGGGCAGCACCGCATAGACGATCAAGGTCATACCCGCCACAGCCGCGCTGAACGGCCCCAGCCAGGAGACGGAACCTGCGGAGATGACAAAGCCGCCCAGGAGGCTGCCAAGCGCCAGACCTGCGTAGATCGCGGAGGCATTCATCGCGGCGAGCACCCCGGGGGCTTCGGGGCGCAGTCTCATCAACTGGCTCTGCAACGCCGGAACCACCATCCAGCCGCTGATCCCCCACAACGTGATCACCACGCAGATCACGAGCAAGCTCCTGGCCCACGGCATGGCCACGGTGGACGCCACGATCAGTGCAAGCGACAGCATCACCGTCCTGCGCGTTCCCCAGCGGTCCGCCAGCTGACCGCCGATCGCGTTTCCGACGACACCCGCGCAGCCGTAGAGGAAGAGCAATCCCCCGATCGCCGTCTCATCTCCCGCCCTCATCCATGACAACAGTGGCGAGACGTATGTGTAGACGGCGAAGTCGGCCACGGATACCAGGCACGACACCGTGAGCAACGTCGCGACGACGCCCGCGAGAGGTGCGGCGGCCGAGGGAGGCCCGGAGGCTCTGGAGGGCTGGATCCGGGGAATGGACCACAGCGCCACGCCGATGACCGCACCGAGTGCGGCGATACCGCTCAGAACCGGACGGAAACCCGTCCAATGGCCGACCACGCTGGCGATCGGCACGGCCAGGACCGTGGCGGCGGCGAGGCCACCGATGATGCATGCCACGGCGCGTGCCTGCCAGGCACGCGGCACCACCGCGACGGCCGCCGCGCTCGCCGCCGGCGTGAACGTCCCGGCTCCCACCCCGGCCACGACACGTGCAGCCATCATCCCGCCGTAGGATCCGGCCGTCACCGTGCCCAGGGTGCCGCCGATGAACAGGACCATGCCGACGAACAGGACCCAGCGTCGGTCCCAGCGGCGCGTCAGCACACCGCAGACAGGCGCCCAGAGGGCGTATGCCACCGCGTAGGCGAAACTCAGTCGCCCCACGGCTCCGACGCTGATGTCGAGTTCAGCCTGGATGACGGGCAGCAGTCCGGCCATGACGTACGCGCCCGTGCTGATGACGAAGGTTCCGGCGGCCAGACACAGCAGACGCGCGGCTGCAGCGACGCCGATGCCCACCGACTGGCCGTCCGTGCGCGGGTCAGCGTGTGTAGACGGAGACATGCTTACGGCTGTCCGGCTGGTAGGGACTGCGCTCCCAGTCGGCCCAGCGGCTTTCGAGCCTGAGGCCGTGCTCGGCCGCGAGCGCGTCGATCTCTGATGGCCACATGTAGCGCATATGGCCTGGGTGTAGCCGTACAGGTTCCCCGTGCCGCAGGATGATCTCCTGGTAGTCGAAGCGCCTGTCTTCCGGAGTGTTGCTCGCGGCGAACAGGACCACTCCGTCCGGAACCCAGCGCTTGACGACCACGTCCGACTGCTCGGGGAGGACTCCCGGGGTGGGCCCGTTGGGGAGCCGCCCCGGGTGCGGCACGAACGTCTCGAGTACCAGCCGACCGCCGGGTGTGAGCATCTCCGCCGCACGGGCGACGAACCCCTCCTGAGTCGACTTCGCGGCGAGCAGGAAGAAGGTCCAGGGTTTGAGGATCCGGCACTTCAGTCGCTCTACTTCCTTGACATCTTTGTTGCTGGGCCAGAGTTGGTGGGATGCCTAGTTGTCGTATGCGTGGTGGAAGGCTGCCTTCTTCTTTGCAGCCGACGCCGGTCTTCCGGTCGCTGCTTATCGCGCAGCCAGAGGGCATGCCGTCGCCGCGAAACCCCACAGGAGACGATTCCGAGGGATGCGAAGGCTGACGCCAGCCACAATCAGTCAGATGGCCTGGGCTGATATGGATCGCACCGCACGGGCCGCTGCACGATTGTTGCAGCTACCGGCCAGGGGCGCCGATCACCACGACAGCCCGGCTATGCGCGCTGTCGACGCGGCCATCCTCATCTGGGTAGGAGGCGGTACCGGCACGAGGTCTGAATCCAGCACTCCAGCCATTACCTCAAGGGCAACGGTTGTTACGAGCAGTCCCGGAACAGGCTGTCGCCGACGCGAGTCCTAGAAGGGTTCTTCGAACCCGTAAATCCGTCTCTGTACCCGATCTGCGGCTAGACGGACCCCTTCGTTCCGCTCTGGTGGATACATCTGCACCTCGATCCAATACTCGAACTTCATGAAATCGCGCACGACTGGCTGGAAAGCCTTCGGCGATGCGATGCGGCGGGTGCATCACCACGCGACTTCGAATTGCAGACTTTACTGAAATGATGCTCTCAACAACTCCACAGAAATCATCTGGTTGCACACGACACTACTCGCGGCCCCTCGAGCACAGAAAGATCAAGGGGGCGAGATGGCTTAAAATCTCACGGCGGCCGACCCTCAACACGCTTCACCAACGCGACGAACTGGACGATCGGTTCCAGCTTACTGAGAGACTCCACCCTAATTGGCTGGATCCACTCCCACGTCAACCTGCGTACAGCGACAGAGTAGCGGCACTTAATAAACAGGTCACTCGCCCCGGATTTGGCCGACCAATCTCCCCGCTCCCTCGATGTGCACGAATTTGCCACCTATTCCATCGCACACTGTCGACCAAGACCAACCTGCCCTTCCCCGCTCCTCAGGTCCGGACGTTCCAGAGCCACAGGGGCTCCGCCCTGGCTCGGCGTCCAGAGCATGCCGTAGGACATCGATGCGAGGAGTCTCACTGCGAAAGGGCGGGATGTGAGCCTTTGCCCGGTTCGCCGTTGAGTTTGGATGAGGTGCCGTGATCGAGCCGAGCGCAAACACCAGGTCACCGTCAGCGGCCCACTGCCGGGCAACCTCACTCGCCAGCACCGCAAGAGCGAAGGCTTCGGCCGGGACGACTTCCCGACTTCGAGCGCCGACAGGTCACCTGCCCCCAGGGCCAGGTCAGCGCGGGCTGGCACGGCCCCTACCCGACCTCCTCGCCCACCGCCGCCCCGCTGATCGTGGCCCGGTTCACCAAGAGCCAGTGCCGCCCCTGCCCGGTCCGCACCCGCGGCACCACCACCGCCGACAGCGCCCGGACCGTGGGCTTCCCCCACGAGAACTCCGCGACCTGCAACTCCGCGTCCGCGCCGAGCAGCAGACCCCCGACTGGAAGACCCGCTACGCGGTCCGCTCCGGAGTCGAGGGCACCATCAACGAGTTCGCCCACGGACACGGCATGACCAGGTCGCCCTGGGGGGGCATGCCGGCCACAGCCTGCCAGTCGAACACGTCCAGGGCGACGTCGTAGGTGTCCCGCGCGTGTTGCTGCAGTCGGTGCCGTGCCGCCACCGGGATTTCGTGCACCGCGAAGAACCGCCGACCGGTTTCACCCCTGGAGTCCGGGAGCCGACGACTCCCCTGTGTGCTGCGGTTCGAGCACCTCGCCACACTCACACGCGTGGTGGTCGAAAGCCGCCCGGGCCGAGTTGTGCCGTTGGGGCATCCGGCCGAGGCGGCGTCGTACGCGACTGGGCAGCCGCTGGGTGCGCGGTTACGGGGTCGTGTAGGGGTCCTGGCTGATCAGGTGGGCCTTCAGACCATCGCCGATGCCAGGTTCCGGGGTGCCCGCCCAGTCCTTGATGAGCACGCCACCAGTGCTGCAGCCCCATGGGTTCCACGTCCACGCGAGATAACCCATGCTGCGCGCGTCAGCCCAGTCCACCAACCGCTGCATGTAGTCGAAGCCGCAGTTGTCCTGGCCGAACTCACCGATGACAACCGGTACCTGTTGTGCGAGCGGCGCGACCTGAGTGTCCCAGCAGGATTCGGTCGCACAGGCGTTGAAGCTGTACGCATGCCATGACGCGGCGATGTTGTTCAACGGGTCGGCTGGCATGTGCGTCAGCCACTCGCGCATGTCGTTGGCCCACTCCACACCACCCAGCATGAGGACGTTGGTCGCGCCGGTGGCACGGACCGCGTCGACAAGGTCCTGCATGCCGGCCGTCTCATAGGGAAGGCCCGTGCAGGTACCGCCGTCTCGCCAGCACCGCCAGCCGACGGTCTTGTCCCAGTCGGCGGCGATCTCCGGGTACGGCTCGTTGAACAGATCGAAGACGACGGCGTCATCGCCCTTGAAGGCGTTGGCGACACCGGTCCAGAACTGGGTGGCGTACTGCGCGTCCGGCATCGGTTTCTGGCAGGTCGCGGTGGCGTCCTTGCAGTGCCAGTCCGGCCCGTTGGTGTAGGCGCCCCGCGTCCAGTGCAGGTCGAGGATCGGGGTGATGCCGTTGGCCACCAGCAGGTTGACGTAGTCCTTGACGCCCTGCTGGTAGGTGGCTCCGGTGGGCGAGCCGTTGATGCCGAGCCAGCATTCCTCGTTCAACGGCAGGCGTACGGCGTGGATGTTCCAGGTCTTCATCGCGTCGACGGAAGCCTGGTCGACCGGGCCGCTGTCCCACAGCCCCTTGCCCTGCACACAAGCGTATTCACCGCTGGAGCGGTCCACACCCAGCAGCCGGTACTGCTTGCCGCTCGCGGTGACGATCTTGTTGCCGGAGACCTTCAGCTCCGGGGCCGGATCACTGGGACCGCCGGTCGGACCGCCGGTGGGGCTGGGGGTCGGGGATGTCACCGAGCCGGTACAGGTCACGCCGTTGAGCGCGACCGATACGGGTTCCGGATTGGCGCCCTTCCACGCACCGTTGAACCCGATGGAAGCCGAACTGCCCGTATCCAGCGCTCCGTTCCAGTCGAGGCTGGTGGCGGACACGTGGGTTGCGGACTGGGTCCACATGGCACTCCAGCCGTGGGTGACCTTCTGGTCGGAGTCCGGGAAGTCGAACGTCGCGGTCCACCCTCGTACGGGGGAGCCGAGATTGGTGATGGCCAGGTCCGCGGTGAACCCTCCCGGCCATTCGCTCTGCACCTTGTACGCGACGGAGCAGCCGGTGGCGGCTGCCGATGCGGGAAGGGTGGCGATGGCAAGGCCACCCATGATCAGTGCACTGGCGGCGCCGGTGGCCATGAGGGCGTGACGACGTTTCACCTGATCTCCTCGTTGCCGTAAGGGATCGATGAGCTCGATACCCAGCTGATCGACAAGCCGGCGAGCCGGGCCCAGGCCGAGGGCCTGCAGCGGACCGGTCCACCAGGCGGGTACTGCGCGCGGTACGGATCAAGGAATCAACAACTGTCGCGCGTTCAGGTCCTGTCCTCCCGACGGATCCCACGCGGGTGTCAGCAGCCGATCGGTGAGGAGCCCAGGGCTACGTCGTCGAACCAGAAAGTGTCGTCCCCGTTGCTGTAGCTCTCCCACCCCAGGCGCAGGCCGGTGGGGCGGGGAGGGGTCCTACGGGCGAGCCACTGTCCGTCGACGTTCTGGGTCGCCACCCCGTCCACGTGCAGTCCGGCGACCTCCTGGTCGTCGACCCAGGTGCGCATGGACTGGGCGGTGGTGTCGATCTGGAACCGCAGGCACAGCCATCGGCCGGTCGGCAGCGGCGTGCTGAGCGCGACCCCCGCCGGGCTCTGTTCCGGCAGCGTCGCGTCGTCGCTCTCGCGGTTCCACTGCAGTGCGCCGTTCTGCCCGCCGACGCGCAGCGCCCTGCCGCCCTGTGAGGCGTCCGGCATGGATACGAAAGTGACGTGGTTGGTGGGCAGGGCGGTGGTGTGCCGGACCCGCATGCGGACGTACACCACGGGCCCGACGGAGGACAGATCGCGGGTGGAGGCCGCGAAGGTGTGGTTGCAGTAGCCGGCGCGGCCGTCGACGCGCAGCGACCTGGTGCCGCTGTAGGCGACGGACGTGTCGACGCTGACCTTCCCCGTGCCCTGGCAGTCGGGTGCCGTGGTCTGCCAGGAGCCCGAGGGCACGGTGCCGGTCTGGTCCTCGAAGTCGGAGCAGATCGTGGCCCCGGCGCAGTCGGCCGGAGCCGTGGCCGTCGCGGTCGGTGTCGGTGAGGCGGTCGCCGTCGGGGTGGGACTCGCGGTTCCGCCGCACGGCGTGCCGTTGAGGGCGAAGGCGGTGGGAGCCGGATCGGCGCTGTACCAGGTGCCCTGGAACCCGAAGTCCACGGACCCGTCGGCGGCGAGCACGGCATTGTGCGCGGCGTTCACGGCGGTCACCGCGCTGCCCGACTGGGTGACCTGCGCGTTCCAGGCGGACGTGACCTGCTGGTCGCCGCTGTAGGTCCACTCCAGCCGCCAGCCGCTCAGGGCGGCGCCGAGGTTCGTGACGCGGATCTGGGCGGTGAAGCCGCCGGACCACTCGTTGGTGGTGTAGGTGATCGTGCAGCCCGTCGCCGCGCCCTGTGCGCGCGATGTCGCGATGGTGGGAAGGGCCACCGCCACCACGGTCAGCACCAATGCCCAGAGCGGCAGGCGGTGGCGGTGGCGGCGCACGCGTAAGGAAGTCATGGCCATGATCAATCTCCCGGAGTCAGGACGCTGTGCAGGAGAGTGTGCCGAGGGCTCGGTCATCGCCGCTGAGCGTCATCCCCCAGGTCGTCGACGCGCCCGGTGCCAGCGAGCCGTTGTAGGAGGCGTTGTGAACGGTGGTGGCGGGGCGGGACGGATCCACCACCGCGTTCCAGCGGTTCGCCACGGTCACACCGTCCGGCAGGGTGTGGTGCACCGACCAGCCGGTGACCGGCCGGGACCCGGTG
This is a stretch of genomic DNA from Streptomyces sp. NBC_00285. It encodes these proteins:
- a CDS encoding IS630 family transposase — translated: MAKYASSPKRTYNWALYAARGRGNARIARETGVHLDTVRTWRVRFADGGLPALADRERCGRPRRFTPVQVAEVKALACQLPAETGTPLSHWLCPELAREVAARHIAGSISASTVRRWLREDALKPWQYRSWIFIRDPNFRSKAARIMDLYAGVFDGVPLGADQYVVSSDEKTSVQARCRCHPTLAPGQARAMRVNHEYRRGGALAYLAAYDVHRARVFGRCEPTTGIVPFIALGPAPHSP
- a CDS encoding MFS transporter, whose amino-acid sequence is MSPSTHADPRTDGQSVGIGVAAAARLLCLAAGTFVISTGAYVMAGLLPVIQAELDISVGAVGRLSFAYAVAYALWAPVCGVLTRRWDRRWVLFVGMVLFIGGTLGTVTAGSYGGMMAARVVAGVGAGTFTPAASAAAVAVVPRAWQARAVACIIGGLAAATVLAVPIASVVGHWTGFRPVLSGIAALGAVIGVALWSIPRIQPSRASGPPSAAAPLAGVVATLLTVSCLVSVADFAVYTYVSPLLSWMRAGDETAIGGLLFLYGCAGVVGNAIGGQLADRWGTRRTVMLSLALIVASTVAMPWARSLLVICVVITLWGISGWMVVPALQSQLMRLRPEAPGVLAAMNASAIYAGLALGSLLGGFVISAGSVSWLGPFSAAVAGMTLIVYAVLPRIPVAGGRRG
- a CDS encoding acyl-CoA synthetase, yielding MTSGHGSTVDGVLRRSAGRTPARVAVEYAERSWTYEELDEAVSRAARLLLDQGLDPGDRVGAYGHNSDAYLIGFLACARAGLVHVPVNQNLTGDDLAYIVGQSGCTLVLADPDLADRLPDGVRTLPLRDDEESLLARLGATPPYDGPEPQGEDLVQLLYTSGTTALPKGAMMTHRALVHEYLSAITACDLSAGDRPVHSLPLYHSAQMHVFLLPYLAVGATNVILDSPDGDRLFDLIEAGRADSLFAPPTVWIGLSNRPDFATRDLSGLRKAYYGASIMPVPVLERLRERLPKLAFYNCFGQSEIGPLATVLAPDEHKRRMDSCGRTVLFVDARVVDEDGKDVPDGTPGEIVYKSPQLCEGYWDKPEETEAAFRDGWFHSGDLAVRDAHGYFTIVDRVKDVINSGGVLVASRQVEDALYTHEAVAEVAVIGLPDERWIEAVTAVVVPRGEVTEAELLDHAREKLAHFKAPKRVLFVDELPRNASGKILKRELRDRFAG
- a CDS encoding cellulose-binding domain-containing protein; this encodes MTSLRVRRHRHRLPLWALVLTVVAVALPTIATSRAQGAATGCTITYTTNEWSGGFTAQIRVTNLGAALSGWRLEWTYSGDQQVTSAWNAQVTQSGSAVTAVNAAHNAVLAADGSVDFGFQGTWYSADPAPTAFALNGTPCGGTASPTPTATASPTPTATATAPADCAGATICSDFEDQTGTVPSGSWQTTAPDCQGTGKVSVDTSVAYSGTRSLRVDGRAGYCNHTFAASTRDLSSVGPVVYVRMRVRHTTALPTNHVTFVSMPDASQGGRALRVGGQNGALQWNRESDDATLPEQSPAGVALSTPLPTGRWLCLRFQIDTTAQSMRTWVDDQEVAGLHVDGVATQNVDGQWLARRTPPRPTGLRLGWESYSNGDDTFWFDDVALGSSPIGC
- a CDS encoding cellulase family glycosylhydrolase, with amino-acid sequence MATGAASALIMGGLAIATLPASAAATGCSVAYKVQSEWPGGFTADLAITNLGSPVRGWTATFDFPDSDQKVTHGWSAMWTQSATHVSATSLDWNGALDTGSSASIGFNGAWKGANPEPVSVALNGVTCTGSVTSPTPSPTGGPTGGPSDPAPELKVSGNKIVTASGKQYRLLGVDRSSGEYACVQGKGLWDSGPVDQASVDAMKTWNIHAVRLPLNEECWLGINGSPTGATYQQGVKDYVNLLVANGITPILDLHWTRGAYTNGPDWHCKDATATCQKPMPDAQYATQFWTGVANAFKGDDAVVFDLFNEPYPEIAADWDKTVGWRCWRDGGTCTGLPYETAGMQDLVDAVRATGATNVLMLGGVEWANDMREWLTHMPADPLNNIAASWHAYSFNACATESCWDTQVAPLAQQVPVVIGEFGQDNCGFDYMQRLVDWADARSMGYLAWTWNPWGCSTGGVLIKDWAGTPEPGIGDGLKAHLISQDPYTTP
- the paaK gene encoding phenylacetate--CoA ligase PaaK encodes the protein MADAAELLDSGERLDAEALEALQLERLRRSLRHAYENVPFYRESFDKAGVRPEDCRSLTDLAHFPFTTKADLRENYPYGMFAVPRDQVRRIHASSGTTGRPTVVGYTDNDLSVWADMVARSIRAAGGRPGDVVHVAYGYGLFTGGLGAHYGAERLGCTVVPASGGMTARQVQLIQDLEPGVIMVTPSYMLTLLDEFERQGVDPRGTSLRVGVFGAEPWTEEMRRELEERFAIDAVDIYGLSEVIGPGVAQECVETKDGLHVWEDHFFPEIVDPVTGEVLPDGESGELVFTSLTKEAMPVIRYRTRDLTRLLPGTARVFRRMEKVTGRSDDMVILRGVNLFPTQIEEIVLRTAGVAPHFQLRLTREGRLDALTVRAEARPGATPGTREAAAHAIAAAVKDGIGVSVTVEIVEPESLERSVGKIRRIVDMRPR